One segment of Radiobacillus kanasensis DNA contains the following:
- a CDS encoding murein hydrolase activator EnvC family protein, whose translation MQMKRSFRSIIILAVALLTIFSSSVLVYAEDLNDVKEEINDLENQQDDIQEKQGDLENKTDATEEKIEDNLQQQDQVTDQIDTINSELDQTKANIASKEKEIKDTNNQIEKLNKDIEDLKERIKKREALLKDRLRTLQQSGGNIPYLEVLMGAQSFGDFLTRAAAVTTIMEQDKGILETQAADKKELETKQASLEDKKKSLVSQKEELQTLKATLDQQAAQKEKLMVQLEEEEQHLEDYKMSLQEQQETLAAQASIIEKAKKQAQAEASRLEKLAKEEAQKNAGSGGGSGSGLSAGGSGIFAWPAEGSLSSDYGPRDLGYHRGIDIANKTGTPIKAAASGVVARANWSNSYGNVVYIYHPQYDKTTVYAHMSSLSVSYGQSVGALQTIGAMGNTGNSYGSHLHFEVHEGGWDYHSGINPIPFLP comes from the coding sequence ATGCAGATGAAAAGAAGTTTTCGCTCTATCATAATCCTCGCAGTAGCATTACTCACAATCTTTTCAAGTTCAGTCCTTGTGTATGCGGAGGATCTAAATGATGTCAAGGAAGAAATTAATGATTTAGAAAACCAGCAAGATGATATTCAAGAAAAGCAAGGGGACTTAGAAAATAAGACAGATGCAACGGAAGAGAAAATCGAAGACAATTTGCAACAACAAGACCAAGTAACAGATCAAATTGATACGATTAACAGTGAGCTAGATCAAACGAAAGCGAATATCGCTTCAAAGGAAAAAGAAATAAAAGACACGAATAATCAAATTGAGAAACTAAATAAAGATATTGAGGATTTGAAAGAGCGAATCAAGAAAAGAGAAGCTCTTTTAAAGGATCGTCTGCGTACTTTACAACAAAGTGGTGGGAACATTCCTTATCTTGAAGTGTTAATGGGAGCACAAAGCTTCGGGGATTTCTTAACCCGGGCAGCAGCTGTTACTACAATCATGGAACAGGATAAAGGAATACTAGAAACGCAAGCTGCTGATAAGAAAGAGTTAGAAACGAAACAGGCGTCTTTAGAGGATAAGAAGAAATCTTTAGTTAGTCAAAAAGAGGAGCTTCAAACTCTAAAAGCTACATTAGATCAACAAGCGGCACAAAAAGAAAAGTTAATGGTACAGTTGGAAGAAGAAGAGCAGCATTTAGAAGACTATAAAATGTCTCTACAAGAACAACAAGAAACATTAGCAGCACAAGCATCCATTATTGAAAAAGCAAAAAAACAAGCCCAAGCGGAAGCTTCTCGATTAGAGAAATTGGCTAAGGAAGAAGCACAGAAAAATGCCGGCTCTGGTGGTGGTTCTGGATCAGGATTATCTGCAGGTGGTAGTGGCATTTTTGCATGGCCAGCTGAGGGAAGTTTAAGCTCTGATTATGGTCCAAGAGACCTTGGTTATCACCGAGGAATTGACATTGCCAACAAAACAGGGACTCCAATCAAGGCTGCTGCATCTGGAGTTGTAGCCAGAGCCAATTGGTCCAATAGTTACGGAAATGTTGTGTATATTTATCATCCGCAGTATGATAAAACTACGGTGTATGCACATATGTCTAGTTTATCCGTATCCTATGGCCAATCTGTAGGTGCACTACAAACCATTGGAGCAATGGGGAATACAGGTAATTCTTATGGAAGTCACTTGCACTTTGAAGTACATGAAGGCGGTTGGGACTATCATTCTGGGATTAACCCTATACCTTTCTTGCCATAA